Proteins encoded within one genomic window of Neodiprion fabricii isolate iyNeoFabr1 chromosome 6, iyNeoFabr1.1, whole genome shotgun sequence:
- the LOC124185496 gene encoding 2-oxo-4-hydroxy-4-carboxy-5-ureidoimidazoline decarboxylase-like isoform X1: MIRKFYIRLYYLASAQTFAQFEWLFGNVIEHCPEAAGWVATKRPFLSTESLRNAFDDYLDKLKNHEKENVLIKHPDLAGKLAEEGKLTTESQNEQKCAGLDEMTREEKQTLANLNAMYKEKFHFPFVICARENKVAAILSGIENRLNNSPETELDVGIQEVKKICRIRLLDVVWSDAR; encoded by the exons AtgatacgaaaattttatatcagATTGTATTACCTCGCATCTGCACAAACGTTTGCACAG TTTGAATGGCTTTTTGGAAACGTGATCGAACACTGTCCGGAGGCGGCTGGATGGGTGGCAACAAAACGGCCGTTTCTTTCGACGGAATCGTTGCGAAATGCCTTCGATGATTATTTGGACAAGCTGAAGAACCACG AGAAGGAAAACGTACTGATCAAGCATCCAGATTTGGCGGGTAAATTGGCCGAGGAGGGAAAATTGACCACCGAATCACAGAACGAGCAAAAGTGTGCAGGACTCGACGAGATGAcgcgagaagaaaaacaaacgttaGCGAATCTCAATGCCAT gtacaaagaaaaatttcactttccaTTTGTCATATGTGCCCGGGAAAATAAAGTGGCAGCGATTCTGAGCGGCATAGAAAATCGTTTGAACAATTCTCCCGAGACGGAACTTGACGTCGGGATTCAAGAAGTCAAAAAGATATGCAGGATTCGCCTGCTAGACGTCGTCTGGTCGGATGCTCGATAA
- the LOC124185496 gene encoding 2-oxo-4-hydroxy-4-carboxy-5-ureidoimidazoline decarboxylase-like isoform X2, producing MSPSGILSILEVNALPTEQFEWLFGNVIEHCPEAAGWVATKRPFLSTESLRNAFDDYLDKLKNHEKENVLIKHPDLAGKLAEEGKLTTESQNEQKCAGLDEMTREEKQTLANLNAMYKEKFHFPFVICARENKVAAILSGIENRLNNSPETELDVGIQEVKKICRIRLLDVVWSDAR from the exons ATGTCACCCAGCGGGATATTGAGTATACTTGAAGTTAATGCTCTACCCACGGAACAGTTTGAATGGCTTTTTGGAAACGTGATCGAACACTGTCCGGAGGCGGCTGGATGGGTGGCAACAAAACGGCCGTTTCTTTCGACGGAATCGTTGCGAAATGCCTTCGATGATTATTTGGACAAGCTGAAGAACCACG AGAAGGAAAACGTACTGATCAAGCATCCAGATTTGGCGGGTAAATTGGCCGAGGAGGGAAAATTGACCACCGAATCACAGAACGAGCAAAAGTGTGCAGGACTCGACGAGATGAcgcgagaagaaaaacaaacgttaGCGAATCTCAATGCCAT gtacaaagaaaaatttcactttccaTTTGTCATATGTGCCCGGGAAAATAAAGTGGCAGCGATTCTGAGCGGCATAGAAAATCGTTTGAACAATTCTCCCGAGACGGAACTTGACGTCGGGATTCAAGAAGTCAAAAAGATATGCAGGATTCGCCTGCTAGACGTCGTCTGGTCGGATGCTCGATAA
- the LOC124185497 gene encoding proteasome maturation protein, whose translation MSFGLPSVKPKPSAADIISIPDDTHGVPNALVSGLSSTRANLGFSHPLQASEQNYVQNKLRMDMVMLRNTQGLHAPMRLAMELKAADKVGRLPFLPSSGLMRDVILGRDEEIGFEDIFNNAEFREQMCQPHAMVEKSLGIL comes from the exons ATG AGTTTTGGTCTACCATCCGTGAAACCCAAGCCCTCGGCTGCAGATATAATCAGCATCCCCGACGACACGCATGGTGTTCCAAATGCACTTGTTTCAGG GCTATCTTCAACAAGAGCAAATCTTGGATTTTCACATCCTCTGCAAGCCTCCGAGCAAAAC TACGTGCAGAATAAATTGCGCATGGATATGGTTATGCTGAGAAACACGCAAGGACTTCACGCGCCAATGCGTCTAGCCATGGAGCTCAAAGCCGCTGACAAAGTTGGGAGACTACCGTTTCTTCCATCTTCTGGCCTCATGCGGGATGTTATTCTTGGTAGAGACGAAGAAATTGG ATTCGAAGACATCTTCAACAACGCTGAATTTAGGGAACAAATGTGTCAGCCTCACGCGATGGTTGAAAAGAGTTTGGGAATTCTCTAA